The genomic window ATATATTCCTGTCCAGCAACACATCGGTGACGCTTCAGAAGTAATTGTTACAGTTGGCGAAAAAGTAGCAATCGGACAAACGATAGCAACAACGGGAGATGGTTTAGGAGCCCATATCCATGCGAGTGTTTCAGGAAAAGTCACTGCTATTAGAAATATCGACCAAGGGCAAGGCGATGAAGTACGCTGTGTCATAATCAAAAACGATTTTCAAGAAACTTATATGGAAAACGCCCCTCTTTTAACGCATACGCCTACCAAGAAAATGATTGTTGACCTTGTAGAAGCAGCAGGAGTAGTCGGTCTGGGTGGGGCTACTTTTCCCAGTCATGTCAAACTGAACCCTAAAGAAACGATTCACACGTGCATTTTTAATGGAGCAGAATGTGAACCTTTGTTGATGGCAGATGCAGCCTTAATGGCTACACAAGGTGAAAAGCTGTTGAAAGGATGTCAGCTTGTTTTAAAAGCTACAGGTGCAGATGAAGGCATCATTGTCATTGAAGATGATAAACAGGAAGCAATCTCAATAATGACTGAGTGGTGCAAAGATACATCAAATCTCAACGTATTAGAAGTTCCATCTATTTACCCGCAGGGAAGCACCGAGTTATTGTTTAAGGCTGTATCAGGCTTAGAAGAGCCAGTTGGTGGTTCTACTAGAGACTTGGGTTATCTAGTCATCAATGTTGCTACGACCGTCGCCGTTTATGAAGCAGTCGCATTCGGTGCCCCTTTAAGTCATCGGATTTGTTCGGTAGTTGGAGATGTAAAAAAGCAAAAGAATGTCTATTTTCCGATAGGAACAACTGTGAACGACATGATTGAATTTTGTGGTGGGTTTGATGGTCGTCCTTCCAAGGTCATTACGGGTGGGTTTATGATGGGACAAACAGTCGATACCCTAGATGCCTCTTTAACAAAAGCTGCCAATGGCCTGATCGTAATCAATGAAACACATGACAGAGACAGCACGCCAAGTCCATGTATCAATTGTGCCCGATGTGTCAATGTCTGTCCCATTGGGTTATTGCCACATCAGTTGGAGAAGAACTACTTGAAGAAAAATTGGAAACGAATGAAAAAATTATATGCGGATCGCTGTATCAATTGCGGATGCTGCACCTATATTTGTCCAGCGCGTCGACATCTGGCAGAGCATATTGTTGCCGGACAGAAAGTTATTAAAGAAAGGTAGTGAGGACAATGAAACCTAATCAATCACTCGAGTCGATTCGCAGTAAACGGTACCCAATGATGGAAGCTTCTCCGCATTTATTGTTTCAGGAAAAAACTGAACATCTTATGAATCTGGTTTTGCTTGCACTCC from Enterococcus sp. 9E7_DIV0242 includes these protein-coding regions:
- the rsxC gene encoding electron transport complex subunit RsxC, with amino-acid sequence MIKSFRGGLDLHHDDVLQLRGIDAYKEVEAIHPKKVYIPVQQHIGDASEVIVTVGEKVAIGQTIATTGDGLGAHIHASVSGKVTAIRNIDQGQGDEVRCVIIKNDFQETYMENAPLLTHTPTKKMIVDLVEAAGVVGLGGATFPSHVKLNPKETIHTCIFNGAECEPLLMADAALMATQGEKLLKGCQLVLKATGADEGIIVIEDDKQEAISIMTEWCKDTSNLNVLEVPSIYPQGSTELLFKAVSGLEEPVGGSTRDLGYLVINVATTVAVYEAVAFGAPLSHRICSVVGDVKKQKNVYFPIGTTVNDMIEFCGGFDGRPSKVITGGFMMGQTVDTLDASLTKAANGLIVINETHDRDSTPSPCINCARCVNVCPIGLLPHQLEKNYLKKNWKRMKKLYADRCINCGCCTYICPARRHLAEHIVAGQKVIKER